Proteins encoded together in one Telopea speciosissima isolate NSW1024214 ecotype Mountain lineage chromosome 4, Tspe_v1, whole genome shotgun sequence window:
- the LOC122660311 gene encoding RING-H2 finger protein ATL13-like — protein MDWVFEVRVKALLSPSQQPFFFPQPPPPPTVQSGVLDQDNKISPSILLIIIILAIIFFISGLLHLLVRFLLRPPTRDPVDSEHATALQGQLQQLFHLHDAGVDQSFIDTLPVFVYKAIIGVKNPFDCAVCLCEFEAEDKLRLLPKCSHAFHMECIDTWLLSHSTCPLCRGSLLPDLSSSNICSPIVFVLESGSESSREIVSDREAAVQGFNTGSVTSAHLGSNGEDDSDVSQKSCEIPVKEDPPAPPVVSEERVVPVKLGKFINVDGGGGGEGSSSNSNVDARRCFSMGSLEYFMDEGTSLQVPIRPPTKKYSTRKPSLQLMPGHRTAMSECGGHSCREGFKGFDPVKGRSDFQGESSIGIGTAVERTKKESFSVSKIWLRSKEDKPATTGDSSRRAFSFRFPLNRNSSDDLKAKQNNSSTRTISEIDVGRWESGGGSELGLDEEIGSCISMDSQAKTPSFARRTLLWLVGRQNKVVHSSSSQNF, from the coding sequence ATGGATTGGGTATTTGAAGTAAGGGTAAAGGCTTTACTTTCTCCATCTCAACAGCCATTCTTTTTTCCTCAGCCACCCCCACCTCCTACTGTTCAATCTGGTGTTTTGGATCAGGATAACAAGATTAGCCCAAGTATTTTGCTTATCATCATAATTCTTGCTATCATTTTTTTCATCTCTGGTTTACTACACCTCCTTGTTAGATTCCTGCTGAGACCTCCCACCAGAGATCCAGTAGATTCAGAACATGCTACTGCTTTACAAGGACAGTTACAGCAGCTTTTCCATCTTCATGATGCTGGGGTTGATCAATCCTTCATAGACACCCTTCCTGTGTTTGTTTATAAAGCTATTATAGGAGTTAAGAACCCATTTGATTGTGCTGTTTGTCTCTGTGAGTTTGAAGCTGAAGATAAGCTTAGATTGCTTCCCAAATGTAGTCATGCCTTTCATATGGAATGCATAGACACATGGCTTCTCTCCCACTCAACTTGCCCTCTTTGTAGAGGGAGCTTGCTTCCTGATCTCTCTTCAAGCAATATCTGTTCACCcattgtttttgttcttgaatctGGGAGTGAGAGCTCTAGAGAGATTGTTTCAGACAGAGAAGCTGCTGTTCAGGGCTTTAATACAGGTTCAGTTACAAGTGCCCATCTGGGTTCTAATGGTGAGGATGATAGTGATGTTTCTCAGAAATCTTGTGAAATTCCAGTGAAAGAGGATCCACCTGCACCACCAGTGGTTTCGGAAGAGAGGGTTGTTCCAGTTAAGCTTGGGAAGTTCATCAATGTCGACGGCGGAGGTGGCGGTGAGGGAAGTAGCAGTAACAGCAATGTAGATGCAAGGAGGTGCTTTTCTATGGGTTCTTTAGAGTATTTTATGGATGAGGGCACTTCATTGCAGGTACCCATAAGACCTCCAACTAAGAAGTATTCAACCAGGAAGCCTTCTCTGCAATTGATGCCTGGCCACAGAACTGCAATGTCTGAATGTGGTGGTCATTCTTGTAGGGAaggattcaagggatttgaCCCTGTAAAGGGTCGTAGTGATTTCCAAGGAGAAAGCAGTATTGGAATTGGAACTGCTGTTGAAAGGACTAAAAAAGAGAGCTTTTCTGTTTCAAAGATCTGGCTTCGATCGAAGGAGGATAAGCCGGCGACCACCGGAGATTCGTCGAGGCGGGCTTTCTCTTTCCGATTCCCATTGAATCGAAATTCGTCGGATGATTTGAAGGCAAAGCAGAACAACAGCAGTACAAGGACTATTTCAGAGATCGATGTTGGCAGGTGGGAGAGTGGAGGGGGGAGTGAATTGGGTTTGGATGAAGAAATTGGTAGCTGTATTAGTATGGATTCTCAGGCCAAAACCCCATCTTTTGCAAGGAGAACACTGCTTTGGCTCGTAGGAAGACAGAACAAGGTGGTTCATTCATCCTCTTCACAAAATTTCTGA
- the LOC122657733 gene encoding trifunctional UDP-glucose 4,6-dehydratase/UDP-4-keto-6-deoxy-D-glucose 3,5-epimerase/UDP-4-keto-L-rhamnose-reductase RHM1-like, giving the protein MTGPPDKYIPKNILITGAAGFIASHVTNRLIKNYPDYKIVALDKLDYCSSLKNLIPSRSSPNFKFVKGDIASADLVNHLLIAEDIDTIMHFAAQTHVDNSFGNSFEFTTNNIYCTHVLLEACKVTGLIKRFIHVSTDEVYGESDMESDIGNPEASQLLPTNPYSATKAGAEMLVMAYRRSYGLPTITTRGNNVYGPNQFPEKLIPKFILLAMKGQPLPIHGDGSNVRSYLYCEDVAEAFEVVLHKGVLGHVYNIGTQKERRVLDVAEDVCNLIGLNAREVIKFVHDRPFNDKRYFLDDQKLKKLGWEERTTWEKGLKMTMDWYTKHPDWWGDVNGALLPHPRTLVMGFSDEDAYFAQYGYKKESNGTTTGEGHGSTGLKFLIYGRTGWIGGLIGGLCKNKGIEYEYGRGRLEDRKSIMEDLRRVRPTHVFNAAGVTGRPNVDWCESHKVETIKTNVVGTLTLADACKDQGLLMMNFATGCIFEYDNEHPEGSGIGFKEEDKPNFIGSFYSKTKAMVEELLKEYENVCTLRVRMPISSDLTNPRNFITKITRYNKVVNIPNSMTVLDELIPISIEMAKSNCRGIWNFTNPSVVSHNEILEMYRDYIDPNFKWENFDLEEQAKVIVAPRSNNELDASKLQKEFPELLSIKDSIIKYVFEPNKKT; this is encoded by the exons atGACAGGTCCACCAGATAAATACATTCCAAAGAACATCTTGATAACAGGTGCAGCAGGGTTCATTGCCTCACATGTAACAAATCGTCTCATCAAGAACTACCCTGACTACAAAATTGTTGCCCTTGACAAGCTTGATTATTGTTCTAGCCTCAAGAACCTCATCCCTTCACGATCCTCGCCCAATTTCAAGTTCGTCAAGGGTGATATCGCCAGTGCTGACCTTGTTAATCACCTCTTGATTGCCGAAGATATCGACACTATAATGCACTTTGCTGCACAGACCCATGTGGACAATTCCTTTGGTAACTCATTTGAATTCACTACTAATAACATCTATTGCACCCATGTCCTCCTTGAGGCTTGCAAAGTTACTGGTCTGATCAAGAGGTTTATCCATGTAAGTACTGATGAGGTTTATGGTGAATCCGACATGGAGAGCGACATTGGCAACCCTGAGGCTTCCCAACTCCTCCCAACTAATCCTTATTCAGCTACCAAGGCTGGAGCAGAGATGTTGGTCATGGCTTATCGCAGATCTTATGGTCTTCCCACAATTACTACAAGAGGCAACAATGTCTATGGCCCAAACCAATTCCCCGAGAAGCTTATCCCCAAATTCATCCTCCTTGCAATGAAGGGTCAACCATTGCCTATTCATGGTGATGGTTCAAATGTGAGGAGCTACTTGTACTGTGAGGATGTTGCTGAGGCATTTGAAGTAGTGCTCCACAAAGGTGTCCTTGGGCATGTGTATAATATTGGCACCCAAAAGGAAAGGAGAGTGCTTGATGTGGCCGAGGATGTCTGCAATCTTATCGGATTGAATGCTAGAGAAGTTATAAAGTTTGTCCACGATCGGCCTTTCAATGACAAGCGATACTTCTTGGATGATCAAAAACTGAAGAAGCTAGGATGGGAGGAAAGGACCACTTGGGAAAAAGGACTAAAGATGACAATGGATTGGTACACTAAACACCCTGACTGGTGGGGTGATGTGAATGGTGCTCTTCTCCCTCACCCAAGAACCTTAGTGATGGGGTTTTCAGATGAGGATGCTTACTTTGCCCAATATGGTTATAAAAAAGAGTCAAATGGTACCACTACTGGAGAAGGGCATGGATCAACAGGTTTGAAATTCTTAATATATGGAAGGACAGGTTGGATAGGGGGATTAATAGGAGGACTCTGTAAGAATAAAGGTATAGAATATGAGTATGGTAGGGGAAGGCTGGAAGATAGAAAATCAATCATGGAGGATCTAAGAAGAGTAAGGCCTACTCATGTGTTTAACGCAGCGGGCGTGACAGGCAGGCCCAATGTAGATTGGTGCGAATCACACAAAGTTGAGACAATCAAGACCAATGTGGTGGGAACACTTACATTGGCTGATGCTTGTAAAGACCAAGGACTTCTGATGATGAACTTTGCTACAGGTTGCATATTTGAGTATGACAATGAGCATCCAGAAGGGTCAGGTATTGGATTTAAGGAAGAGGACAAGCCAAATTTCATTGGTTCTTTCTATTCCAAGACCAAGGCCATG GTGGAAGAGCTCTTGAAAGAATACGAGAATGTTTGCACCCTCAGGGTTCGCATGCCAATCTCCTCTGATCTTACTAATCCAAGGAACTTCATCACCAAGATCACTCGCTACAACAAAGTTGTTAACATACCAAACAGCATGACAGTGTTAGATGAGCTCATACCAATCTCAATTGAAATGGCAAAGAGTAATTGCAGAGGAATTTGGAATTTCACAAATCCAAGTGTAGTAAGTCACAATGAGATATTAGAGATGTATAGGGATTACATAGATCCCAATTTCAAGTGGGAAAACTTTGATTTGGAAGAACAAGCCAAGGTGATAGTGGCACCAAGGAGTAACAATGAGTTGGATGCTTCTAAACTACAAAAAGAGTTTCCTGAATTGTTGTCAATCAAAGATTCAATCATCAAGTATGTCTTTGAACCTAATAAGAAGACTTGA
- the LOC122657925 gene encoding EG45-like domain containing protein: MGMELRVLMVMAMVIALTSVGSAASGTATYYTAPYVPSSCYGYEDEGTMIAAASDAVWNNGAACGTYYTVTCTGPTNQGVTQPCYNTSVTIKIVDYCPSGCQGTLDLSQEAFSTIADLNAGKIYIDYY; this comes from the exons ATGGGCATGGAGCTTCGTGTTCTAATGGTGATGGCTATGGTTATAGCTCTAACCTCTGTTGGTTCGGCAGCAAGTGGAACTGCCACTTACTACACCGCACCTTATGTTC CCTCATCATGCTATGGGTATGAAGACGAAGGGACTATGATCGCAGCAGCAAGTGATGCAGTTTGGAACAATGGAGCAGCATGTGGTACATACTACACAGTGACATGCACTGGGCCTACAAACCAAGGTGTGACACAACCTTGCTACAATACAAGTGTAACCATTAAGATCGTCGATTATTGCCCTTCCGGTTGCCAAGGAACCCTTGATTTGTCTCAAGAAGCTTTTTCCACCATCGCCGATCTCAATGCCGGCAAAATCTACATcgattattattaa